A portion of the Bulleidia sp. zg-1006 genome contains these proteins:
- the uvrB gene encoding excinuclease ABC subunit UvrB, with protein MDNRPFELVSPFKPTGDQPKAIDELVQGILSGKKEQVLQGATGTGKTFTMANIIAKVNKPTLIFSHNKTLAGQLYSEFKELFPKNRVEYFISNFDYYQPEAYVAQRDMYIEKTAAINDELDMFRESTINSLLERRDTIVVASVACIYAASDPKQYKDMFFTIRVGESYNRNALLRRLVEMQYVRNDIDQVRGSMRVRGDVIDLTPSYTDQFNIRIELFGDEIERITEVNPTTGATLNAYQFYNIFPASGYARNKESIQRACDAIEEELEERLRYFKEHDKLLEYERLEQRTRFDIESLRENGYVSGIENYSFHIDHRKQGQRPWNLFDYFPEDFLIMIDESHVSLPQIRGMYNGDHSRKQTLVDYGFRLPSALENRPMKWDEFEAMIPQAIYCSATPGDYELERVHNQVVEQIIRPTGLLDPVVELRSTKGQVDDICMALDERIQKKEKVLITTLTVRMSEDLTSYLKERGYQVAYIHHETNTIERSQIIHDLRIGKYDAIVGINLLREGLDIPEVSLICILDADKEGFLRSKRSLIQIIGRAARNANGHVYMYGDTITDSMREAMDETNRRRSIQEVYNKEHGIIPKTVMKSVGDVIRGKETQEMASRYVRKKAKMSKQDTNTLIVNLEAEMKEAATALNFERAAELRDMVLELKSEMA; from the coding sequence ATGGATAATCGACCATTTGAACTAGTATCTCCTTTTAAACCAACGGGTGATCAGCCAAAAGCAATTGATGAATTGGTGCAAGGTATCTTATCTGGTAAAAAAGAACAGGTCTTACAAGGGGCAACGGGAACCGGTAAAACTTTTACAATGGCGAATATTATCGCCAAAGTGAATAAGCCAACCTTAATCTTTTCTCACAACAAAACCCTGGCCGGACAATTATATTCTGAGTTTAAAGAACTCTTTCCTAAAAATCGAGTCGAGTATTTTATTTCAAACTTTGATTACTACCAACCAGAAGCTTATGTAGCACAAAGGGATATGTATATTGAAAAAACAGCGGCGATTAATGACGAATTGGATATGTTTCGAGAATCTACCATCAATTCTTTGTTAGAAAGAAGAGATACGATTGTGGTTGCTTCGGTAGCTTGTATTTATGCGGCGAGCGATCCGAAACAGTATAAAGACATGTTCTTTACGATTCGTGTCGGTGAAAGTTATAACCGTAATGCACTATTAAGAAGATTGGTTGAAATGCAATATGTGCGCAATGATATTGACCAAGTGCGTGGTTCTATGCGGGTTCGTGGGGATGTAATTGATTTAACGCCATCTTATACGGATCAATTTAATATTCGTATTGAATTGTTCGGTGATGAAATTGAACGAATCACAGAAGTGAATCCGACCACAGGGGCAACCTTAAATGCATATCAATTTTATAATATTTTCCCGGCTTCCGGTTATGCTCGAAATAAAGAATCTATTCAGCGTGCCTGTGATGCGATTGAAGAAGAACTTGAAGAGCGTTTAAGGTATTTTAAAGAGCATGACAAGTTATTGGAATATGAGCGTTTGGAACAAAGAACGCGATTTGATATTGAAAGTTTACGTGAAAATGGTTATGTGTCAGGTATAGAAAACTATTCTTTTCATATTGACCATCGCAAACAAGGGCAACGACCATGGAATTTATTTGATTATTTCCCAGAAGATTTCTTGATTATGATTGATGAATCGCATGTTTCTTTACCGCAAATTCGAGGTATGTACAATGGGGATCATTCTCGTAAACAAACCCTGGTGGATTATGGTTTCCGTCTTCCGAGTGCTTTGGAAAATCGACCAATGAAATGGGATGAATTTGAAGCTATGATACCGCAAGCTATTTATTGTTCAGCAACGCCGGGAGATTATGAATTGGAAAGGGTACATAATCAGGTGGTTGAACAGATTATTCGACCTACGGGGTTATTGGATCCGGTGGTGGAGCTGCGTTCAACCAAAGGGCAGGTGGATGATATCTGTATGGCTCTGGATGAGCGTATTCAAAAGAAAGAAAAGGTCTTGATTACAACCTTAACGGTTCGCATGTCGGAGGATTTAACCTCTTATTTGAAAGAGCGTGGCTATCAAGTAGCGTATATTCATCATGAAACGAATACGATTGAACGTTCGCAAATCATTCATGATTTACGTATTGGGAAATACGATGCGATTGTTGGAATTAACTTATTAAGAGAAGGCTTGGACATACCGGAAGTTAGTTTGATTTGTATCTTAGATGCGGATAAAGAGGGTTTCTTGCGTTCTAAACGTTCTTTAATTCAGATTATTGGTCGTGCGGCGCGTAATGCGAATGGGCATGTGTATATGTATGGAGATACAATCACCGATTCTATGCGTGAAGCGATGGATGAAACGAATCGTCGTCGCTCTATTCAAGAGGTTTATAATAAGGAACATGGTATTATACCAAAAACAGTTATGAAGTCAGTGGGTGATGTGATTCGTGGCAAAGAAACGCAAGAAATGGCAAGTCGTTATGTTCGTAAGAAAGCGAAGATGTCGAAACAGGATACCAATACCTTGATTGTTAATTTAGAAGCTGAAATGAAGGAAGCCGCGACAGCCTTGAATTTTGAAAGAGCGGCTGAATTGAGGGATATGGTTTTGGAGTTGAAGTCGGAAATGGCTTAG
- the rpsF gene encoding 30S ribosomal protein S6 has protein sequence MRKYEVMYIIKESVETEKRGELVSQIAGFLTGNGAVITKTDEWGMRDFAYEIDDMKKGYYVVLKFEADNTAVKEFDRLMSINVNVVRFMITRDEAAEAEAK, from the coding sequence ATGAGAAAGTATGAAGTAATGTACATCATCAAGGAATCTGTTGAAACAGAAAAACGTGGTGAATTAGTGAGCCAAATCGCTGGATTCTTAACCGGCAATGGTGCTGTTATCACAAAGACAGATGAATGGGGAATGAGAGACTTTGCCTATGAAATTGATGATATGAAGAAGGGTTATTACGTTGTATTAAAGTTTGAAGCTGACAATACAGCAGTCAAAGAATTTGACCGTTTAATGAGTATCAATGTGAATGTAGTTCGTTTCATGATTACTCGTGATGAAGCGGCTGAAGCGGAGGCTAAGTAA
- the ssb gene encoding single-stranded DNA-binding protein, protein MINRVVLVGRLTKDVEVRKTQSGISSARFTVACDRRVSRDANPNQPTADFIGCVAWRQSADFLGQYAHKGNVVAVDGHIQTGSYERDGQRIYTTDVVVDSVRLIREQRAETGSYNSDTMNYNQPSNNSANPEPSNQGFGDDDFGNGGFDLSTDDLPF, encoded by the coding sequence ATGATTAATCGTGTTGTGCTTGTCGGTCGTTTGACCAAAGATGTTGAAGTCCGTAAGACACAAAGCGGTATTTCTTCGGCTCGATTTACGGTTGCTTGTGATCGTCGAGTTAGTAGAGATGCGAATCCTAACCAACCAACAGCTGATTTCATCGGTTGTGTAGCTTGGCGTCAGTCTGCTGATTTCTTGGGGCAATACGCTCATAAAGGGAATGTAGTAGCAGTAGATGGTCATATCCAAACGGGTAGTTATGAACGTGATGGACAAAGAATTTATACAACGGATGTAGTTGTGGATTCGGTTCGTTTGATTCGTGAACAACGTGCAGAAACCGGTTCTTATAATTCGGATACTATGAATTATAATCAACCATCTAATAATTCTGCTAATCCTGAACCAAGTAATCAAGGGTTTGGTGATGATGATTTCGGTAATGGTGGATTTGATTTATCCACAGATGATTTACCATTTTAG
- the rpsR gene encoding 30S ribosomal protein S18 → MAFRKQRMGRRKVCYFTKNNIKFIDYKDVELLKKFISPNAKITPRRVTGTRAKYQRPLAIAIKRARQMALLPYVAD, encoded by the coding sequence ATGGCTTTTAGAAAACAAAGAATGGGTCGTCGTAAGGTTTGTTACTTCACAAAAAACAACATCAAGTTTATTGACTACAAAGATGTTGAATTATTAAAGAAGTTTATTAGCCCTAATGCTAAGATTACACCGCGTCGTGTAACCGGTACTCGTGCTAAATACCAAAGACCGTTGGCTATCGCAATTAAGCGCGCTCGTCAAATGGCTTTACTACCATACGTAGCTGACTAA
- a CDS encoding Sapep family Mn(2+)-dependent dipeptidase, with the protein MKFLEDARHYEKDMVEDIRSLMAIESVRDDENAGPGQPFGPNIRKALETMLEIGKRDGFKVKNVDGYAGVVQYGNQEESVGVLGHLDVVPLGDLNDWHFDPLKGEIKDGFIMGRGSADDKGPAIAAYYAVRILKDHGFKLKHNIQCIFGTDEETTSAGVLYYKAHEKNPIMGIVPDADFPCIYAEKGILDFNVYGKVNTCIQEMEAGNAYNVVIGKANALVHKPLEKDYFEKYLLAQNIAGSCYEDEKGAHYHIDGKPFHASKPFHGINAAVKMFQFIGSCYNDEFSLKASHILADHYGEGFGVDFNGAYMGPLTFNLGKVNIHDGEIDMFCDYRYPNECTGSELFAQSAKILKESLGLEAKIFDDSKWLLSDPNSELVKTVMKHYREMSGDTYTPALSIGGGTYARTFDNFVACGPVFPNRPYPSWVAGEHEADEGFEIETMLRACAVYANILYDLACEKE; encoded by the coding sequence ATGAAATTTTTAGAAGATGCAAGACACTATGAAAAGGATATGGTTGAAGACATTCGCTCTTTAATGGCAATTGAATCAGTGCGTGATGATGAAAATGCCGGTCCCGGTCAACCTTTTGGACCGAATATCCGTAAAGCTTTAGAAACAATGCTTGAAATTGGCAAACGAGATGGTTTTAAAGTTAAGAATGTAGACGGCTACGCTGGTGTGGTTCAATATGGTAATCAGGAAGAATCGGTCGGTGTTCTAGGTCATTTGGATGTAGTTCCATTGGGTGATTTAAACGATTGGCATTTTGATCCTTTGAAAGGTGAAATTAAAGATGGATTTATTATGGGTCGTGGTAGTGCTGATGATAAAGGACCGGCTATTGCGGCTTATTATGCGGTTCGCATTTTGAAAGACCATGGTTTTAAGTTGAAACATAATATTCAATGTATCTTTGGTACAGATGAGGAGACAACTTCAGCAGGTGTTCTTTATTATAAGGCACATGAAAAAAATCCAATAATGGGAATTGTACCAGATGCGGATTTCCCTTGCATTTATGCGGAAAAAGGAATTTTAGATTTCAATGTTTATGGGAAAGTAAACACATGTATTCAAGAAATGGAAGCCGGCAATGCCTATAATGTGGTCATTGGTAAAGCGAATGCCCTTGTTCATAAACCATTAGAAAAAGACTACTTTGAAAAATATTTATTAGCACAAAATATCGCCGGAAGTTGCTATGAAGATGAAAAGGGAGCTCATTATCATATTGATGGAAAGCCATTCCATGCTTCAAAACCATTCCATGGTATCAATGCGGCGGTGAAGATGTTCCAATTTATTGGCAGTTGCTATAATGATGAATTCTCTTTAAAAGCAAGCCATATCTTAGCGGATCATTATGGAGAGGGCTTTGGTGTTGATTTTAATGGTGCATATATGGGACCATTAACTTTTAATTTAGGTAAAGTAAACATTCACGATGGTGAAATTGATATGTTCTGTGATTATCGTTATCCAAATGAATGTACGGGATCAGAATTATTTGCTCAAAGTGCTAAGATCTTAAAAGAAAGCCTAGGTTTAGAAGCAAAAATCTTTGATGATTCTAAATGGTTATTGAGTGATCCGAATAGTGAATTGGTAAAGACAGTTATGAAGCATTATCGTGAAATGAGTGGAGACACTTACACACCTGCATTAAGCATTGGTGGTGGTACTTATGCTCGTACATTTGATAATTTCGTTGCTTGTGGACCAGTTTTCCCAAATCGTCCTTATCCATCTTGGGTAGCGGGGGAGCATGAAGCGGATGAAGGCTTCGAGATTGAAACGATGTTAAGAGCTTGTGCGGTTTATGCAAACATCCTTTATGATTTAGCTTGTGAAAAAGAATAA
- a CDS encoding metal ABC transporter solute-binding protein, Zn/Mn family — protein MKKIIASMLSILMLAACGQPSTSTTQPTNEKKLKVTVTTSFLQDMVTQLAKDYTDVKLVIPAGEDPHTYEAKPEDYSKIKDADLVLYHGLHFEGKMVELLENAKGHAVTKNFDKKSLLTMEEDGVKITDPHFWFDVDLYKKATTEAANSLKEKLPKYKDKIEENLQAYLKKLDDLKVYCQSQINMIPKKSRILITPHDAFSYFSRQYGIAVEAPQGVSTDAELSTKDMAKTAQFIVDHQIKAIFAESTTDPARMEKLKESCAAKGFKVKVVKGEGQELFSDSLAPKGQKGDTYIDMVKMNVDLMVSNLK, from the coding sequence ATGAAGAAAATTATTGCGTCAATGCTAAGTATATTGATGCTGGCGGCTTGTGGTCAGCCAAGTACAAGTACCACACAACCTACTAATGAAAAGAAATTGAAGGTAACGGTTACGACTTCTTTCTTACAGGATATGGTCACTCAGTTAGCGAAGGATTACACCGATGTTAAGTTGGTTATTCCAGCGGGTGAAGATCCTCATACCTACGAAGCAAAACCGGAAGATTATAGCAAGATTAAGGATGCGGATTTAGTTTTATATCATGGTCTTCACTTTGAAGGAAAGATGGTTGAATTGTTAGAAAACGCCAAAGGACATGCGGTTACGAAAAACTTTGATAAGAAATCACTATTAACCATGGAAGAAGATGGTGTTAAGATTACTGACCCACACTTTTGGTTTGATGTTGACTTATACAAGAAAGCAACTACCGAAGCGGCGAATAGCTTGAAAGAAAAATTGCCAAAATATAAGGACAAGATTGAAGAAAACCTGCAAGCTTATCTTAAGAAGTTAGATGATTTAAAGGTATATTGCCAATCACAAATTAACATGATTCCTAAGAAATCACGTATTTTAATTACTCCTCATGATGCGTTTAGTTATTTTTCCAGACAGTATGGTATTGCAGTGGAAGCGCCACAAGGTGTTAGCACGGATGCGGAATTAAGTACGAAAGATATGGCTAAGACAGCTCAATTTATTGTTGACCATCAAATTAAGGCCATCTTTGCGGAATCCACAACCGATCCGGCACGTATGGAAAAATTAAAAGAATCTTGTGCCGCAAAGGGCTTTAAGGTTAAAGTCGTAAAAGGTGAAGGGCAAGAATTATTCAGTGACTCTTTAGCACCTAAGGGACAAAAGGGTGATACCTATATCGACATGGTTAAGATGAATGTGGATTTAATGGTATCGAATTTGAAATAG
- a CDS encoding metal ABC transporter ATP-binding protein, which yields MSVIHVEDLTVSYGYQPVLWDIDVDIEEASLTAIVGPNGAGKSTLLKAILGFVKSLSGVVTLYDLPLKDVLNRLAYVPQQASVNWDFPITVFDVVLMGRYSSLGWFHRPNKEEKKLAMDALEEMKISDLKDRQISELSGGQKQRVFIARALCQNAQLILMDEPLAGVDKTSEKIIMDKMKALQKEGRTIVCVHHDLQTLRDYFDHVVLINRNIIAYGPIKDILTQENLDITFQEGPVC from the coding sequence ATGAGTGTTATTCATGTGGAGGATTTGACCGTTTCTTATGGCTATCAACCGGTATTATGGGATATTGATGTGGATATTGAAGAAGCTAGTTTGACCGCTATTGTAGGACCGAATGGAGCTGGCAAGTCGACTTTATTGAAAGCTATTTTAGGTTTTGTGAAATCTTTGTCAGGCGTGGTAACACTCTATGACTTACCTTTGAAAGATGTGTTAAATCGTTTGGCCTATGTCCCCCAACAAGCTTCTGTGAATTGGGATTTTCCAATTACGGTTTTTGATGTTGTATTGATGGGACGTTATTCTTCTTTGGGTTGGTTTCATCGACCAAACAAAGAAGAAAAAAAGCTGGCCATGGATGCTTTAGAAGAAATGAAAATTAGTGATTTGAAAGATCGTCAGATTTCGGAATTGTCAGGTGGTCAGAAACAACGTGTGTTTATTGCTCGTGCTTTGTGTCAAAATGCCCAGCTAATTTTAATGGATGAGCCATTGGCTGGAGTGGATAAAACAAGCGAAAAAATCATTATGGATAAAATGAAGGCTCTTCAAAAAGAAGGAAGAACGATAGTTTGTGTGCATCATGATTTACAGACTTTAAGAGATTATTTTGACCATGTAGTTCTTATCAATCGAAACATTATTGCTTATGGACCAATAAAAGACATATTAACCCAAGAAAATTTAGATATTACTTTCCAAGAGGGACCGGTATGTTAG
- a CDS encoding metal ABC transporter permease, producing the protein MLAVLTSYDFLVVAFGTTVLAMVSAVVGCFSVYKGQSLVGDAIGHATFPGIVLTFMLFQTRNPLLLTIGAALSAGLAYEVIQAFVRHSKIQFDAALAIVLSGFFGLGLVLKSYIQGHPSYVNASQAGLKNYIFGLAAFMMKKDVVLIFIVAGVCSLILFLFYKELVLSVFDASYGESIGISSKLVDRILLIMTIALIAVGIKSVGAILISSFLIIPCICAHQHSHRLKNVLMIASGTAGFSAFLGTFLSSLYRGLSTGPTIILVMGTLTFLSMIFGKNSALQKRRSLV; encoded by the coding sequence ATGTTAGCGGTATTAACATCGTATGACTTTCTAGTGGTTGCCTTCGGGACAACAGTGTTAGCCATGGTTAGTGCTGTGGTGGGTTGTTTTAGTGTCTACAAAGGACAAAGTCTAGTTGGTGATGCGATAGGGCATGCGACTTTTCCGGGGATTGTATTGACATTTATGCTTTTCCAAACTAGAAATCCACTTTTATTAACGATTGGAGCTGCGCTATCGGCCGGGCTTGCTTATGAAGTGATACAGGCTTTCGTGCGTCATAGTAAAATTCAATTTGATGCGGCTTTAGCAATTGTATTAAGTGGCTTCTTTGGCTTGGGCTTGGTTTTAAAAAGCTATATTCAGGGTCATCCAAGTTATGTGAATGCTTCGCAAGCAGGGTTGAAAAATTATATTTTTGGTTTAGCGGCATTCATGATGAAAAAGGATGTTGTGTTGATTTTTATTGTGGCGGGCGTTTGTTCATTGATTTTATTTTTATTTTATAAAGAATTGGTTTTAAGTGTTTTTGATGCATCGTATGGCGAAAGTATTGGCATTTCTTCTAAATTGGTGGATCGAATTCTTTTGATTATGACGATTGCGTTGATTGCGGTTGGTATTAAAAGTGTGGGAGCTATTCTGATTTCTTCTTTTTTAATTATTCCATGTATCTGCGCTCATCAGCATAGTCATCGTTTAAAGAATGTGTTGATGATTGCGTCTGGCACGGCAGGCTTTAGTGCTTTCTTAGGAACGTTCTTGAGTTCGTTATATCGTGGTCTATCGACCGGTCCCACCATTATTTTAGTGATGGGCACATTAACTTTTCTTTCAATGATTTTTGGTAAGAATAGTGCCTTGCAAAAAAGGAGGTCACTTGTATGA
- a CDS encoding metal ABC transporter permease, translated as MMEVLLVILMTSLACAILGPFLVLQKLSMTADALSHSVLLGIVVAFMYVQDLNSPWLFIGAALFGLLTVYVVETVADKYQVKKDDALGIIFPMFFSLAVILISRFFRNAHLDVDIVLMGNPLFAPFIRLFDLPRSFVVMLILFILNLAFVLLFYQPLKITSFDPKYARLKGIKTGYLFYGLMTLTSLTTVTAFDSVGAILVISFLVAPAACACLVTKDLKYTLIVSLFFAMSSSILGFALGNLWNVSIAGMCSFIGLLQCILVILFHKNGWLSEKIKRSKQRKEVYRDLFLMHVYHHPGNQEEIGLNTIQNHLNWSSKQTKKIIQDLLKFDWIVENETLNVYELRPKGLKRVTLLMENLYDQQSRRLFKNYISSS; from the coding sequence ATGATGGAAGTTCTATTGGTCATTTTAATGACCTCTTTAGCTTGTGCCATTCTAGGACCTTTCCTTGTTTTACAGAAATTATCGATGACGGCTGATGCACTTTCTCATTCTGTTTTATTGGGAATTGTAGTGGCCTTTATGTATGTGCAAGATTTGAATTCACCTTGGTTGTTTATTGGGGCCGCTTTGTTTGGACTATTGACTGTTTATGTGGTTGAGACGGTAGCCGATAAATATCAAGTGAAAAAGGATGATGCCCTAGGAATTATTTTTCCGATGTTTTTTTCATTGGCGGTGATTTTAATCAGTCGTTTTTTCCGCAATGCGCACTTGGATGTGGACATTGTGTTAATGGGGAATCCGTTATTTGCACCATTTATTCGTTTGTTTGATTTACCGAGATCCTTTGTGGTGATGTTGATACTATTTATCTTAAACTTAGCTTTTGTGCTATTGTTCTACCAACCTTTAAAGATAACTAGCTTTGATCCAAAATACGCTCGCTTAAAAGGCATTAAGACGGGGTATTTGTTCTACGGCTTAATGACTTTGACTTCTTTAACAACCGTAACAGCTTTTGATAGTGTCGGAGCGATTTTGGTGATTTCTTTCTTGGTAGCACCAGCAGCTTGTGCTTGTCTTGTCACAAAGGATTTGAAATACACACTTATTGTAAGCTTATTCTTTGCGATGAGCAGTTCTATTTTAGGTTTTGCTCTTGGTAATTTATGGAATGTGTCAATTGCCGGTATGTGTAGTTTTATTGGTCTTTTACAGTGTATTCTAGTGATTCTTTTTCATAAGAATGGTTGGTTGAGTGAAAAGATAAAAAGATCCAAACAAAGAAAGGAAGTGTATCGTGATTTATTCTTAATGCATGTCTATCATCATCCGGGAAATCAAGAAGAAATTGGATTAAACACGATACAAAATCATCTGAATTGGTCATCGAAACAAACAAAAAAAATCATTCAAGATCTTTTGAAATTCGACTGGATTGTAGAAAATGAAACACTTAATGTCTATGAACTTAGACCAAAAGGCTTAAAGCGTGTTACACTTTTAATGGAGAATTTATATGACCAACAATCGAGAAGATTATTTAAAAACTATATTTCGTCTTCATGA
- a CDS encoding metal-dependent transcriptional regulator, producing MTNNREDYLKTIFRLHESGEKATNKKISMHLNIAPASVSEMLKKLLSEGFIIFNGTEICLTEEGVKESKRVLSCHRLWETFLLEKLHYNWQDVHEQADLLEHVTNDELKKHLNVYLNYPKNCPHGSIIYENMDGPVEESLFLADLEVGQKAMIIKVDDDEKQFLAYLDRIGLELHDELEILERDSFDDSLLVLCKGKKISISIKAMRHIYVKVLDK from the coding sequence ATGACCAACAATCGAGAAGATTATTTAAAAACTATATTTCGTCTTCATGAATCAGGCGAAAAAGCAACGAATAAAAAGATTTCGATGCATTTAAACATTGCACCGGCTTCTGTTTCAGAAATGTTGAAGAAGTTGTTATCAGAGGGCTTTATTATCTTCAATGGTACAGAAATTTGTTTAACTGAAGAGGGAGTAAAAGAAAGTAAGCGAGTGTTAAGTTGCCACCGTTTATGGGAAACTTTCCTTTTAGAAAAGTTACATTACAACTGGCAAGATGTGCATGAACAAGCGGATTTATTGGAACATGTTACCAATGATGAATTAAAGAAGCATCTTAATGTGTATTTGAATTATCCAAAGAATTGTCCACATGGTTCAATCATCTATGAAAACATGGATGGACCGGTGGAAGAAAGCTTATTCTTAGCGGATTTGGAAGTTGGTCAAAAGGCGATGATTATTAAAGTAGATGATGATGAGAAACAATTTTTAGCTTACTTGGATCGCATTGGTTTAGAACTTCATGATGAGCTGGAAATATTAGAGAGAGATTCTTTTGATGATTCTTTATTGGTGCTTTGTAAGGGAAAGAAGATTTCAATTTCCATAAAAGCCATGCGCCATATTTACGTTAAAGTTTTAGATAAGTAA
- a CDS encoding response regulator transcription factor, which translates to MLMKGKILLVEDDEVTREGIAEFLTVKNYEVVSVADGEKAIRTFLNQDFDLVILDIMLPKADGFEVLKKIRLHNQTFVLMLTAMADDSTQIMSFDEQADDYISKPFSLAILEKRVEALIRRSHFQHKKEEWVYGDARVNLSGFSATYKGQYVNIKPKEIKILNLLINHPGQVFSRDQILDRLWIDEVPFDRVIDVYIKNLRKKLHLDCIKTVKSVGYKYESDV; encoded by the coding sequence ATGTTAATGAAGGGAAAAATATTATTAGTTGAAGATGATGAAGTTACACGTGAAGGTATTGCTGAATTTCTTACTGTAAAGAATTACGAAGTAGTATCTGTTGCAGATGGAGAAAAAGCTATTCGTACGTTTCTAAATCAAGATTTTGATTTAGTTATTTTAGATATTATGCTTCCAAAGGCAGATGGCTTTGAAGTTTTGAAGAAAATAAGATTACACAATCAAACATTCGTCTTAATGTTAACAGCTATGGCTGATGATAGTACACAGATTATGAGTTTTGATGAACAGGCAGATGACTATATAAGTAAACCATTTTCGCTTGCAATTTTAGAAAAACGTGTCGAAGCCTTGATTAGAAGAAGTCATTTTCAACATAAAAAAGAAGAATGGGTATATGGGGATGCTAGGGTGAATTTATCCGGATTTAGTGCCACCTACAAAGGTCAGTATGTAAATATCAAGCCCAAGGAGATAAAAATATTAAATCTTCTAATTAACCATCCGGGACAAGTTTTTTCACGTGACCAAATACTGGATAGGTTATGGATTGATGAAGTGCCTTTTGATAGGGTGATAGATGTGTACATTAAAAATTTGAGAAAAAAGCTTCACCTAGACTGCATAAAAACGGTAAAAAGTGTGGGCTACAAGTATGAGAGTGATGTATGA